A genomic window from Pseudomonadales bacterium includes:
- a CDS encoding DsbE family thiol:disulfide interchange protein: MSRASLFIPLGIFAAIVVIGYAGFSLNDPHALPSALLGKPFPEFTAPRLDTPRVQVDRQALLGSPVLVNVWATWCPTCKAEHEELVRIRRETGLRIVGINYKDNRQAALRWLAEFGDPYEFVIQDLDGSLGVELGVYGAPESFLVDASGVIVYKRVGEINPRIWQDELLPRLRTLEAPGLEITGVAGRSHEGD, translated from the coding sequence ATGAGCCGGGCGAGTCTGTTTATCCCGCTGGGAATCTTTGCTGCCATCGTGGTGATCGGCTATGCGGGATTCAGCCTCAACGACCCTCACGCCCTGCCTTCCGCGCTGCTGGGTAAACCCTTCCCGGAATTCACAGCACCCCGGCTCGACACGCCCCGGGTTCAGGTGGATCGCCAGGCGCTGCTGGGCAGTCCGGTCCTGGTCAACGTGTGGGCCACCTGGTGCCCGACCTGCAAGGCCGAACATGAGGAACTGGTGCGGATCCGCCGGGAAACGGGCCTGCGGATCGTTGGCATCAACTACAAGGACAATCGCCAGGCGGCGCTGCGCTGGCTGGCGGAGTTCGGGGACCCCTATGAGTTCGTGATCCAGGACCTGGACGGCTCCCTGGGTGTGGAACTCGGCGTGTACGGCGCGCCTGAAAGTTTCCTGGTGGATGCCAGCGGGGTAATCGTCTACAAGCGGGTCGGCGAGATCAATCCACGGATCTGGCAGGACGAGCTGCTGCCCCGGCTGCGCACTCTTGAAGCCCCGGGTCTCGAGATCACCGGTGTGGCAGGGCGTTCTCATGAGGGTGACTGA
- the ligA gene encoding NAD-dependent DNA ligase LigA encodes MTAGAGREEQRREKSRLEELRALLHHHNHRYHVLDDPEIADAQYDALFDELCALEAAHPDWVTPDSPTQRVGAAPLATFRQVTHERPMLSLEKCTTREEVADWLNRCRTRIDADAELRLTCEPKIDGVAVALTYEGGVLTLAATRGDGERGEDITANVRTIGAVPLRLVGTDLPPRLEVRGEIYMPLAAFEQFNAEARRLNQKTLVNPRNGAAGSLRQLDPRLTATRPLTLFCYSIGWVEGAWQPDTHTEALEKMAQWGFRTNPEVGQCDDLEAVYAYLDRLLARRDQLGYDIDGVVVKVDSLRLQERIGTVTRKPRWAIAFKYPAEEATTRLLDVEFQVGRTGAVTPVARLEPVFVGGVTVSNATLHNMDEIARLDLHIGDRVMLRRAGDVIPQVTAVIASQRPKNAPKVVMPETCPVCGSAIVRSADAAVARCSGGIARCPAQRKEGLRHFASRLALDIEGLGDKLIDVLVEQGLVQEPADLFRLSAETLSALPRMGEKSAAKLLVALDRSRNTTLARFIYALGIREVGEATARNLAVHFGSLEALIAADEEELTTVPDVGPAVAQSVREYLGDPENIARIARLREMGVRWPDPVPGAGSSAPLAGQTWVLTGTLEQMTRPQAKARLEALGATVSGSVSARTHQVVAGPGAGSKLTKAAELGVPVMDEAAFLVVLNRLEAGDA; translated from the coding sequence ATGACCGCAGGCGCAGGGCGTGAAGAGCAGCGGCGTGAGAAGAGCCGGCTCGAGGAACTCCGTGCGCTGCTCCATCACCACAATCATCGCTACCACGTGCTCGATGATCCCGAGATCGCTGATGCTCAGTACGATGCGCTTTTCGACGAACTCTGCGCCCTGGAAGCAGCGCATCCCGACTGGGTAACGCCGGACTCTCCCACCCAGCGGGTTGGGGCTGCCCCCCTCGCCACTTTCCGCCAGGTCACCCATGAACGGCCGATGCTATCTCTGGAAAAATGCACGACCCGGGAGGAGGTGGCCGACTGGCTGAACCGTTGCCGGACGCGCATCGATGCCGATGCCGAACTGCGCCTGACCTGTGAACCGAAGATCGACGGCGTGGCGGTGGCGCTGACTTACGAAGGTGGTGTCCTGACCCTGGCGGCGACCCGGGGAGACGGGGAGCGTGGCGAAGACATCACCGCCAATGTGCGCACCATCGGTGCCGTACCCCTGCGTCTGGTCGGCACCGACCTGCCGCCCCGGCTGGAAGTCCGGGGAGAGATCTACATGCCCCTGGCGGCCTTCGAGCAGTTCAATGCCGAAGCCCGACGGCTCAATCAGAAAACCCTGGTCAATCCCCGCAATGGAGCAGCCGGCAGCCTCAGGCAGCTCGATCCGCGACTGACCGCGACACGCCCGCTCACCCTGTTCTGCTACTCGATCGGCTGGGTCGAAGGCGCCTGGCAGCCCGACACCCATACCGAAGCACTGGAAAAGATGGCGCAATGGGGCTTCCGTACCAATCCCGAGGTAGGTCAGTGCGACGACCTGGAAGCCGTCTATGCCTATCTGGACCGGCTGCTGGCACGTCGGGATCAGCTCGGTTACGACATAGACGGTGTGGTGGTCAAGGTCGACTCGCTGCGGCTGCAGGAGCGCATTGGCACGGTCACCCGCAAGCCGCGCTGGGCCATCGCCTTCAAGTATCCGGCGGAAGAAGCCACCACACGGTTACTGGATGTTGAATTCCAGGTGGGTCGCACCGGTGCCGTCACCCCCGTCGCCCGACTCGAACCAGTGTTTGTCGGTGGTGTCACAGTCTCCAATGCCACTCTGCATAACATGGACGAAATCGCCCGCCTCGATCTGCATATCGGGGACAGGGTGATGCTGCGCCGGGCGGGCGATGTCATCCCCCAGGTCACTGCGGTGATTGCCTCCCAGCGACCGAAAAATGCACCAAAGGTGGTGATGCCTGAAACCTGCCCGGTGTGCGGCAGCGCGATCGTGCGCAGCGCCGATGCGGCGGTGGCACGCTGTTCCGGAGGAATCGCCCGCTGTCCGGCGCAGCGCAAGGAAGGGCTGCGGCACTTTGCCTCCAGACTGGCGCTGGATATCGAGGGCCTTGGTGACAAGCTCATCGACGTTCTGGTGGAGCAGGGACTGGTGCAGGAGCCCGCGGACCTGTTTCGATTGAGCGCTGAGACGCTCTCCGCGCTGCCGCGCATGGGTGAGAAATCTGCGGCCAAGCTGCTGGTTGCGCTGGACAGAAGCCGCAACACCACCCTGGCCCGTTTCATCTACGCGCTCGGGATTCGTGAAGTCGGTGAAGCCACAGCGCGCAATCTGGCCGTTCACTTCGGTTCGCTGGAAGCCCTGATCGCCGCAGATGAAGAAGAACTCACCACCGTGCCGGACGTCGGGCCCGCGGTGGCGCAGAGTGTGCGGGAGTATCTGGGTGATCCGGAAAATATCGCCAGAATTGCGCGACTGCGTGAGATGGGTGTGCGCTGGCCCGATCCGGTTCCGGGTGCAGGCAGCAGCGCGCCGCTGGCGGGCCAGACCTGGGTGCTGACCGGTACGCTGGAACAGATGACACGTCCCCAGGCCAAGGCGCGCCTGGAAGCGCTCGGAGCCACTGTCTCCGGATCCGTTTCCGCCAGGACCCATCAGGTCGTTGCCGGTCCAGGTGCGGGCAGCAAACTCACCAAAGCCGCAGAGCTGGGTGTGCCGGTGATGGATGAAGCGGCGTTTCTCGTGGTGCTGAACAGACTGGAAGCCGGTGATGCCTGA
- the ccmI gene encoding c-type cytochrome biogenesis protein CcmI, which produces MIWLGAALLLSAAVLLLGIALLRQPARGEGPSRQATTTALYRDRLDELEQDLATGTLAATDRDLVTEELNRSLLDDYAEEERSGGDRIAPWIALFAALCLVAGSLGLYTLIGDPAADSLRGAERLLQLDAEADRQALLEWQEQLQRRVESRAGDAKSWYLLGHTHLKLGNYQAAAEDFARAHAVHGDDPSIDVYWLQARYLAGGGVIDATSRSIAERLLAQDPNHLLVLEMYAIDAFRSGEIKAAVGYLDRALSRALDAEQRASLRAGMAEARRALGNLNPSVDVDVRVADPVPRGATLFVIARPVGGGMPYAVVRRPALDFPLSIRLDDAVSMNPAQPLSAAGEVEIAVRLSLGGTPLAQPGDWEWQSQPIGLEDLDAPVVLEARLTPPT; this is translated from the coding sequence ATGATCTGGCTTGGCGCCGCATTACTGCTGTCAGCCGCCGTGCTGCTTCTGGGGATCGCACTGCTGCGACAGCCTGCTCGGGGCGAGGGTCCGTCGCGCCAGGCAACCACCACCGCGCTGTATCGGGATCGCCTCGACGAACTGGAGCAGGATCTCGCCACCGGCACTCTGGCCGCCACTGACCGGGATCTGGTCACCGAAGAACTCAATCGATCCCTGCTCGATGACTATGCCGAAGAGGAGCGCAGCGGCGGTGATCGGATTGCGCCCTGGATTGCCCTGTTTGCGGCGCTGTGCCTGGTCGCGGGCTCTCTCGGCCTCTACACCCTGATCGGCGATCCTGCCGCGGACAGTCTGCGTGGTGCAGAAAGGCTTCTGCAGCTGGATGCGGAAGCGGACAGGCAGGCGCTGCTGGAGTGGCAGGAGCAGTTGCAGCGCCGGGTGGAAAGCCGTGCCGGGGACGCGAAAAGCTGGTATCTGCTGGGCCACACCCACCTGAAACTGGGTAACTATCAGGCTGCGGCAGAGGATTTCGCCCGTGCCCACGCGGTGCATGGCGATGATCCCAGTATCGACGTTTACTGGCTGCAGGCCCGCTATCTGGCAGGCGGGGGCGTGATCGACGCCACCTCCCGCAGCATCGCCGAGCGGCTGCTGGCCCAGGACCCCAATCATCTGCTGGTGCTGGAGATGTATGCGATAGACGCTTTCCGCAGTGGTGAGATCAAAGCCGCGGTCGGCTATCTCGATCGCGCCCTGTCCCGGGCCCTGGACGCGGAACAGCGGGCGTCCCTGCGCGCCGGCATGGCGGAAGCCAGGCGTGCGCTGGGCAATCTCAACCCGAGCGTGGATGTCGACGTCAGGGTGGCGGACCCGGTGCCCCGGGGCGCGACCCTGTTTGTGATTGCGCGCCCGGTCGGCGGTGGTATGCCTTATGCGGTGGTGCGCCGTCCCGCCCTCGACTTTCCCCTGTCCATCCGCCTCGACGATGCGGTCAGCATGAATCCCGCGCAGCCGCTTTCTGCTGCGGGAGAGGTGGAAATCGCCGTCCGCCTCAGCCTGGGAGGGACCCCTCTGGCCCAGCCCGGCGACTGGGAGTGGCAGTCCCAGCCGATCGGACTTGAAGATCTCGACGCACCCGTCGTACTGGAAGCCCGGCTCACCCCTCCGACCTGA
- the smc gene encoding chromosome segregation protein SMC: protein MRLKAIKLAGFKSFVDPTTVILPSNRCAIVGPNGCGKSNIIDAVRWVMGESSAKQLRGENLTDVIFNGSKTRKPTALASIELLFDNRDGRIGGEYASYGEISVRRQVTRDSQSAYFLNGNKCRRRDIMDIFLGTGFGPRSYSIIEQGMISQLVEARPEDLRVYLEEAAGISKYKERRRETENRIRHTRENLSRLNDIREELEKQIRHLDRQAKAAERYRVLKAEERKLTAELYALRYASLEAELNARHALIRDLEVQFERAAADAQRIDTEIEKLRQQHADQSESFNAIQGRFYQLGADIARVEEAIQFNQERVKQLELDLASVEQQASETSRQLEMDEGQINELKQRIAELGPQVQAAEESDQQASGAVAEFEARYRRWQEAWDQFTRAFSDHERNAEVQSSRIEHLEQLLQRLRGRLEQLHSDAAQAPEIASDDVQSLAVEIEVHEETRSRLEAEVDASLRELAAAREDLLLRERVLEDARGEVQELRHELASLQALQQAALGRDDREARDWIEAQGLAGAARLGEVLSVVAGWEQAVETVLGDRLQAIRVDRVTDYQTAVEALTTGDVMLLEAGVDVQMAGELPGLATLIRSQDLRLGSLLQGIYAAESVAVAFRHRETLQPGESIITRQGLWLGPDWIRRFMARDGDARTGVIQRAQELDTLNLRVEESERTLAELQGKVMSGRARIEQAERNRDAQQGEINALNQSLGDLRTDHGVRRVQLEEADARRERLNRERAELESQVGEESTRLSTARQALAEALTAQDQLAEQREHLASEKTESESALSTAREAARASRDQYHRLNSEWQSLQSRLQAGETARDRLLRQRRELAERQEQLRQGVVTSSTPLPELKKDLEEKLAARHGVEGELKDVRRLLESVDAGIREFEAQRGNAEAALEDLRSRLESARVERQGQSVRAQNLLDQLQATGMTLEQAREGLTEEASVDAWTEALEATDRRINRLGPINLAAIDEFKSQSERKLYLDQQNEDLEQALETLLSAIRKIDRETRQRFKDTFETVNKRLGELFPKIFGGGHAYLELTGEDLLDTGVSLMARPPGKRNASVHLLSGGEKAMTALALIFAIFHLNPSPVCMLDEVDAPLDDANVERFAELIKDMSRDVQFVVITHNKLTMEMADQLMGVTMNEPGVSRLVSVDVEEAAAMAG from the coding sequence ATGCGGCTGAAAGCAATAAAGCTCGCTGGATTCAAGTCTTTTGTCGATCCGACAACGGTCATCCTCCCCAGTAATCGATGTGCCATCGTCGGGCCCAACGGCTGTGGAAAATCGAACATCATCGATGCGGTGCGCTGGGTGATGGGAGAAAGCTCCGCCAAGCAGTTGCGTGGCGAGAACCTCACCGACGTCATCTTCAACGGCTCCAAAACCCGTAAACCCACGGCCCTTGCCAGTATCGAACTGCTGTTCGACAACCGGGATGGACGCATCGGTGGCGAGTACGCGTCCTACGGCGAAATCTCCGTGCGCCGCCAGGTCACAAGAGATTCCCAGTCCGCCTATTTTCTCAACGGCAACAAATGCCGCCGGCGTGACATCATGGACATCTTCCTGGGCACGGGCTTCGGGCCGCGCAGTTACTCGATCATCGAGCAGGGCATGATCAGTCAGCTCGTCGAGGCAAGGCCTGAAGATCTGCGGGTGTATCTGGAAGAGGCGGCCGGCATCTCAAAGTACAAGGAGCGGCGCCGGGAAACGGAAAACCGCATCCGCCACACCAGGGAAAACCTCTCCCGCCTGAATGACATCCGGGAAGAGCTTGAAAAGCAGATCAGACATCTGGATCGGCAGGCCAAGGCGGCGGAGCGATACCGGGTGCTGAAAGCGGAAGAGCGCAAACTCACCGCCGAACTCTATGCCCTGCGCTATGCCAGCCTCGAAGCCGAACTCAACGCGCGCCACGCCCTGATCCGCGACCTCGAAGTTCAGTTCGAGCGGGCCGCAGCTGACGCCCAGCGGATAGACACCGAGATCGAGAAGCTGCGTCAGCAGCATGCGGATCAGAGCGAGTCATTCAACGCTATCCAGGGCCGTTTCTATCAGCTTGGAGCCGACATCGCCCGGGTCGAAGAGGCAATTCAGTTCAATCAGGAGCGGGTCAAGCAGCTCGAACTCGATCTCGCCAGTGTCGAACAGCAGGCGTCTGAAACCTCCCGCCAGCTGGAGATGGACGAAGGTCAGATTAACGAACTGAAGCAGCGTATCGCCGAGCTCGGTCCCCAGGTACAGGCAGCGGAAGAGTCTGATCAGCAGGCGTCCGGTGCGGTCGCCGAGTTCGAAGCCCGTTATCGGCGCTGGCAGGAGGCCTGGGATCAGTTCACCCGGGCGTTTTCCGATCATGAGCGCAATGCCGAAGTGCAGTCTTCGCGTATCGAACATCTCGAGCAACTGCTGCAGCGGCTGCGCGGTCGTCTCGAACAGCTGCACTCGGATGCCGCACAGGCGCCGGAGATAGCCTCGGACGATGTGCAGTCTCTGGCAGTGGAAATCGAAGTACACGAAGAAACCCGCAGCCGGCTCGAGGCAGAAGTGGATGCGAGTCTGCGCGAGCTCGCTGCTGCGCGTGAAGATCTGCTGCTGCGCGAGCGTGTTCTCGAAGATGCCCGCGGCGAGGTCCAGGAACTGCGCCATGAGCTCGCCAGTCTGCAGGCACTGCAGCAGGCGGCACTCGGTCGCGACGATCGGGAAGCCCGGGACTGGATCGAAGCCCAGGGACTGGCGGGAGCAGCCCGTCTGGGTGAGGTGCTGTCGGTAGTCGCCGGCTGGGAACAGGCCGTGGAAACTGTGCTCGGTGACCGGCTGCAGGCCATCCGTGTCGACCGGGTGACCGACTATCAGACAGCCGTGGAAGCCCTGACCACCGGGGATGTCATGCTGCTTGAAGCGGGTGTCGATGTGCAGATGGCCGGGGAACTGCCTGGACTTGCCACCCTCATCCGCAGCCAGGATCTCCGCCTCGGGTCCCTGCTGCAGGGCATCTACGCAGCGGAATCCGTCGCGGTGGCGTTCCGCCACCGGGAAACGCTGCAGCCAGGTGAAAGCATCATCACCCGGCAGGGTCTGTGGCTCGGACCAGACTGGATCCGTCGCTTCATGGCCCGGGACGGCGATGCACGCACGGGCGTGATCCAGCGCGCCCAGGAACTCGATACCCTGAACCTGCGGGTCGAGGAGTCTGAGCGGACGCTGGCCGAGCTGCAGGGCAAAGTCATGAGCGGGCGTGCCCGGATTGAGCAGGCAGAGCGGAACCGGGATGCCCAGCAGGGTGAGATCAACGCACTCAATCAGTCCCTCGGTGATCTGCGCACCGACCATGGTGTGCGTCGGGTGCAGCTCGAAGAGGCGGATGCCCGTCGCGAAAGACTGAACCGCGAACGTGCTGAACTGGAAAGCCAGGTCGGCGAAGAAAGTACCCGGTTGAGCACAGCGCGTCAGGCGCTGGCCGAAGCGCTGACGGCCCAGGATCAGCTCGCCGAACAGCGTGAGCACCTGGCCAGCGAAAAAACAGAGAGTGAGAGCGCATTGAGCACGGCCCGGGAAGCCGCCCGGGCGAGCCGCGATCAGTACCACCGGCTGAACAGCGAGTGGCAGAGCCTGCAATCCCGCCTGCAGGCTGGTGAGACAGCCCGGGACCGGCTGCTGCGGCAGCGGCGCGAGCTTGCAGAAAGGCAGGAACAACTGCGGCAGGGTGTGGTCACCAGCTCCACGCCGCTGCCGGAGCTTAAGAAGGATCTCGAAGAGAAGCTGGCCGCACGCCACGGCGTCGAGGGCGAGCTGAAGGACGTGCGGCGGTTACTGGAAAGCGTGGATGCCGGTATCCGCGAGTTCGAAGCCCAGCGGGGCAATGCCGAGGCAGCTCTGGAAGATCTCCGATCCCGGCTGGAGAGCGCCCGGGTAGAACGGCAGGGCCAGTCCGTGCGTGCCCAGAATCTTCTGGACCAGCTGCAGGCAACCGGGATGACCCTGGAGCAGGCGCGGGAAGGCCTGACCGAAGAGGCCAGTGTGGATGCCTGGACCGAGGCGCTGGAAGCCACCGACCGGCGTATCAACCGACTGGGGCCGATCAACCTGGCCGCCATCGATGAATTCAAATCACAATCCGAGCGTAAACTCTATCTCGACCAGCAGAATGAGGACCTCGAACAGGCCCTCGAAACTCTGTTGTCCGCGATCAGAAAAATAGACCGGGAAACCCGGCAGCGATTCAAAGATACTTTCGAAACCGTGAACAAGAGACTGGGGGAACTGTTTCCAAAAATTTTCGGCGGAGGACACGCCTATCTTGAACTGACAGGGGAGGACCTGCTCGATACCGGGGTTTCGCTCATGGCGCGACCACCGGGCAAACGTAATGCCAGTGTGCATCTGCTCTCTGGCGGCGAAAAAGCGATGACGGCGCTTGCGCTGATCTTCGCGATTTTTCATCTCAATCCGAGCCCTGTGTGTATGCTCGATGAGGTGGATGCGCCACTCGACGATGCCAACGTCGAGCGTTTTGCCGAGCTGATCAAAGACATGTCGCGTGACGTACAGTTCGTGGTGATCACACATAACAAGCTGACCATGGAAATGGCCGACCAGCTGATGGGTGTGACGATGAACGAACCGGGTGTCTCGAGACTGGTCTCCGTGGACGTGGAGGAAGCTGCAGCGATGGCCGGATAG
- a CDS encoding GntR family transcriptional regulator — protein sequence MGFEPAISLTEQIADHLSNEIIRGRLKPRARIQELKVAGELGVSRGSVREALLILEKRHLIRIIPRRGAVVSAMEGQEIANFCELYTELQVLFFRKLAALPGQHLERLEPALNEMNAALSQPDVTRLLAARAQFLAASLTQLDNFYLNSVLEGLVPAGMRVAHLVAAHENFEPRDTLRYHQALTAALAERAGDRAGELVRAFHGREKRLALGCIDGGGESPRGAPRGHPLSGKSHTPA from the coding sequence ATGGGTTTTGAGCCAGCGATCAGCCTGACCGAGCAGATTGCCGATCATCTGAGTAATGAGATCATCCGGGGGCGGCTGAAACCCCGGGCACGCATCCAGGAACTCAAGGTTGCCGGTGAACTCGGGGTTTCCCGGGGATCAGTGCGGGAGGCCCTGCTGATTCTCGAAAAACGCCACCTGATTCGGATCATCCCCCGCCGGGGTGCGGTCGTGAGCGCCATGGAAGGTCAGGAGATTGCCAACTTCTGCGAACTGTATACGGAGCTGCAGGTACTTTTTTTCCGCAAACTCGCCGCGCTGCCCGGGCAGCACCTGGAACGCCTTGAACCGGCTCTGAATGAGATGAATGCCGCCCTCAGCCAGCCCGATGTGACCCGGCTGCTCGCGGCCAGGGCACAGTTTCTGGCAGCCAGTCTCACGCAGCTCGATAATTTCTATCTGAATTCGGTACTCGAGGGTCTGGTGCCCGCCGGCATGCGAGTGGCGCATCTGGTGGCCGCGCATGAAAACTTCGAGCCGAGGGATACCCTGCGTTATCACCAGGCTCTGACTGCCGCTCTCGCCGAGCGGGCGGGAGATCGCGCCGGTGAACTGGTGCGGGCCTTCCATGGTCGGGAGAAGCGTCTCGCGCTCGGCTGTATTGATGGCGGTGGGGAATCACCCCGCGGCGCACCGCGCGGACATCCGCTGTCCGGGAAGTCGCACACTCCGGCCTGA
- a CDS encoding cytochrome c-type biogenesis protein — MRVTDRSQRFGLLVLVLTLCGGASVGAAPDAYGAGPVDALEFPSGELEARYRTLIDEFRCPKCLNTNLSGSDAPIAHDLRMTVHRLLVVEGLSDQEVRDFLQSRYGDFVLYDPPFKPSTWLLWLSPFGFLLLGAWALRRMLRQPAADQLSAAERDRLASILRNGE; from the coding sequence ATGAGGGTGACTGACCGCAGTCAGCGGTTCGGTCTGCTGGTTCTGGTGTTGACGCTGTGCGGCGGAGCGTCTGTCGGCGCGGCTCCGGACGCCTATGGTGCGGGTCCGGTGGATGCGCTCGAGTTTCCTTCCGGGGAACTGGAGGCGCGCTATCGGACCCTGATCGATGAATTCCGCTGCCCGAAATGTCTGAACACCAACCTGTCAGGCTCGGACGCGCCGATTGCACACGATCTGCGGATGACCGTGCACCGGCTGCTGGTCGTCGAGGGGTTGAGTGATCAGGAAGTGCGCGATTTTCTGCAGTCCCGCTACGGTGACTTCGTGCTTTACGATCCGCCCTTCAAACCCAGCACCTGGCTGTTGTGGCTGAGCCCCTTCGGGTTTCTCCTGCTCGGCGCCTGGGCGTTGCGGCGGATGCTGCGGCAGCCCGCTGCGGATCAGTTGAGTGCCGCGGAGCGCGACAGACTGGCAAGCATCCTCCGGAACGGCGAATGA
- the zipA gene encoding cell division protein ZipA produces the protein MDIKDFILIGGGLLIAAVIAHGFWIAWLERRRDLRFDIQPDLIPDLIDDMARLKGELPNGGARVSRSRREEPEQNALPLEDPPPLLLEPSEGPPPAPVRSDRTPPVGPEQRRESRSGTRADTRAEPRLQIPGQAQEPLPERGFATVPGAGARSKVADVSLPEPLVTEPSRNSRRLSQRRTPERAGSASFSGAAVTDRATASRPASSRSLERAEPAASAPVEELLVLNVLADRRAPYTGDGLFTVLRSEGLKWGDMNIFHRVEPLTKVVHYSIANAVEPGTFDMSEMESFRSPGLCLFLQLPGPENPLEAFEDMLKVARTICRTLGGEIKDEQRNVMTPQTVEHYRQRVLEFSRRRMSKRA, from the coding sequence ATGGACATAAAAGATTTCATCCTGATTGGGGGCGGCCTTCTCATTGCCGCGGTGATCGCCCACGGTTTCTGGATTGCCTGGCTGGAACGGCGCAGGGATCTGCGCTTCGACATCCAGCCGGATCTGATACCGGATCTCATCGACGACATGGCCCGACTGAAAGGTGAACTGCCCAATGGCGGTGCGCGGGTGTCCCGTTCGCGCCGGGAAGAGCCGGAACAGAATGCTCTGCCCCTCGAAGATCCGCCGCCTCTGCTGCTCGAACCCAGCGAAGGCCCGCCACCGGCTCCGGTGCGATCCGACCGGACGCCGCCCGTGGGGCCTGAACAGCGTCGTGAGTCCCGATCCGGGACCCGCGCTGATACCCGGGCCGAACCCCGGCTTCAGATACCCGGCCAGGCTCAGGAGCCCCTGCCGGAGCGCGGTTTTGCGACTGTCCCTGGCGCAGGCGCACGTTCCAAGGTGGCCGATGTGTCCCTTCCCGAGCCACTGGTCACCGAACCGTCGCGCAATTCGCGCCGCCTGAGTCAGCGCCGTACCCCCGAGCGCGCAGGCTCAGCGTCCTTTTCCGGCGCTGCTGTTACCGATCGTGCCACGGCCAGCCGGCCCGCATCCAGTCGCTCCCTGGAGCGGGCTGAGCCCGCCGCGTCTGCGCCCGTAGAGGAACTGCTGGTCCTCAATGTGCTGGCAGATCGTCGTGCGCCCTACACCGGCGATGGTCTGTTCACCGTGCTGCGCTCGGAAGGGCTCAAATGGGGCGATATGAACATTTTTCATCGGGTGGAACCGCTGACCAAGGTCGTGCACTACAGCATCGCCAACGCGGTCGAGCCGGGCACCTTCGACATGTCCGAAATGGAGAGTTTCCGCTCCCCCGGCCTGTGTCTGTTTCTGCAGCTGCCGGGACCCGAGAATCCGCTGGAGGCATTCGAGGACATGTTGAAAGTTGCGCGAACTATCTGTCGCACCCTCGGTGGTGAGATCAAGGACGAGCAGCGCAATGTGATGACACCCCAGACGGTGGAGCATTACCGACAGCGTGTGCTGGAGTTTTCCCGGCGGCGCATGTCGAAGCGGGCATGA